The Haloplanus sp. GDY1 genomic sequence TGCATCGGCGCCACCCTGACGCGGACGAGGTCGAACTCGTGTGGCGGGCCGGCGTCGTCGGCGTTCCAGGCCCGGAACGACGCCGTGGCCAGCGTGTCGCTCTGCGGGCAGAACTCCGTCGTCGGCGTGAACTCCGCGCGCAGCACCGACGGGTCGTCGGCCTCGACGGCGTAGCGGTAGCCCGCGTCCGGATGCCGGGTGTCGAGGTTCAGGCGCGCGAGGTTGTAGCCGAAGGTCACGTCGTAGACGGTTCGGGCCTCGAAGCACGCCCGGGTCAGCCGGTGGAACGCGGCGTGGTCACGCCCCGTCAGGACCGCGTGCCCGTCGAGGAACGGACCCGGTTCGGGGAGGGTCGCGGGGCGGAACGCGTCGTAGTCGTCGAAGTCGTCGTCGTCGCTCGACCAGGGACGGGGAACGAGGGTCATGTGTGAACGGACGGCGTCCCGCCACCTACCCCTCGTCCCGAACGTGTTCGTCGGAGAGGAACAGGCGCTCGACCGCCGCGGCCGAGACGGGCGGCCGATCCGCCCCGTCGACCGCCTCCCGGGCCGGCGCGAGGACGCCCGCGGCGATGCGGCCGGCCATCGCCGCGACGATCCGGCGCTCGGCCGGCGAGAGGTCGTCGAGTTTCCCGAGGGCGGTCGCCAGTTCCCGGGACGCGACGGCGACGCCGCGGTCCCGGAGATGCCGGTCGAGACGGTCGGCCGGCGGCGCGCGGTCGACCGGATCGGCGTCGCCGCTCACCGCCGTCGACGAGTTCGACTCGTCGTCGAGGATCGGATGCGTGGACATGGCTCAGGCGCGTGACGTGGACTCGTGGCCGTCGGGAAGCGGACCGTCGTATCCCTCGGGGACGTACGCACAGAGGGGGTCGCTCGCCAGCGGATCGCCCGTCTCGGCGTAGGCCCGCGAGCGACTCCCGCCACAGACGCCGCGGAACTCGCAGGCGCCGCACTTCCCGCGGAGGGCGTCGGGATCCCGGAGGTCGGTGAACAGGTCGGCGTTCCGGTAGCGCTCCACGAGTCCCGCCTCGCGGACGTTCCCGACCGATTCGGGGAGGAAGCCGGAGGGGAACACCTCGCCGACGTGGCTCACGAAGGCGAACCCGTCGCCGGCGGTGATGCCGACGCGGCGGCCGACGGCGTCGGTCGGGTCGTCGCCGTCGGCGTCGACCCCCACCCGGCGCTGGAGCGCGACCCGCCGGTAGTGCGGTGCCTCGGTGGTCTTGATCCCGAAGTCGGCGGCCTCGTCCACCTCGACCAGCCACTCCATCACGCGCTCGGCGCGTTCGGGGTCGAGGGAGTCGAGGACCGCTCCCCGGCCGACGGGGACGAGGAAGAAGACGGACCACAGCACGGCGCCGAGGTCCGCGACCAGGTCCCGGATCGCGGGGAGTTCCTCGACCGTCTCGGCGCAGACGGTCGTGTTGATCTGGAGCGGGAGGCCGGCGTCGCGGGCCGCCTCGGCCGCACGGATCGTGGAGTCGTAGCTCCCCGGTTCGCCGCGGAACTCGTCGTGGGCGGCGCGCGACCCGCCGTCGACGCTCACCGCGAGGCGCCGGGCGCCGGCGTCGGCGAGGGCGTCGACCCGCTCCGGCGTCAGGGAGGCCGTCCCGCTGGGCGTGAGCGTCATCAGGAGGCCCCTGTCGGTGCCGTACTCCACGAGTTCGACGGTGTCGTCGCGGGCGAGGGGGTCGCCCCCCGAGAGGACGACCAGCTGGTTCTCGCCGAAGCGACGCGCCTCGTCGAGCAGCGCCTTCCCCTCGGCGGTCGTGAGTTCGTCCGGGTGGCGCTCCGGCTGGGCGTCCGCCCGGCAGTGCTTGCACGTGAGCTCGCAGGCTCGCGTGAGCTCCCACACGAGGACGAACGGCCGTTCGTCGGTGTCGAGGGCGTTCGGATGCATCTCAGACGTTGACGCGGGTGACGTGCCCGCCACAGCCACACTGGTCGACGTACTCGACGGTCACGTCGTCGAATGCGTCCCGGAGTTCGGGGTAGAGATACCCCGAGGGGTGGCCGTGGTCGCCGTGGGTCACGAGGTTGACGTGGTTGCCCGGTGCGGTCCGCTCGACGGCCGCCAGCGCCTCCTCCACCACGAGGTCGCGGTCGGCCGCGTGTTCGGGACCCTCCAGATTCGCCGACCACGACGTCTCGTGGACGGCGTCGTCGTGTGTTGACTCCATACCTGCCGGTTGCCGACGCTCCTCCCAAAGCGGTTGCCCGAACACGTTCGGGGCGTCACTCCTCGAGCGATTCGAGGGAGTCGAACTGGGCGTCGAGTTCGCGGCGTCGCTGCCGGGCGACGACCGTCGCGTCGAGCAGGTCGCCGACCAGCGACACGTCGAGCGCGAAGTCGGTCGTCGCCGTCACCCGGACGCCCGCCTCGCCAGCGTCCTCCAGGCGATAGACGGTGCGCATCGACTCGAACATGCCCTCGCGCTGTTCGTAGGCGAGGACGGCGTCGTCGAGGTCGAGCAGTCCGAGGGTCAACTGGAGTTCGGCGATGCCGACCCGGTTGGTGAGGCGGATCTCGTCGCCCTCGACGACCACCTCGTCGAAGCCCGCGGTGCGCATGAACGGTTCGACGTCCGTGATGGCGTCACGGAGCGTCGACTCCGGGGCCGCGATCGTCCGCGAGACGGATACTGTCTCCATGGTCGAAGTCCTCCCGCCGGACACATGATACGGTTTATCGTAAGTCAGTACCGGTGGGTCGCCGGCTCGTCTCGGCGAACCAGCGGCAACCAGTTACGATCCTCCGTAGAACCCCGGACACGGTGACCCCCGTGGCGAACGCGTTCGGGACAAAGGGTTCGATTGCGCCCTCACAACGGGCTGGTATGTCAGGCGTGGAATCGCTGCTGACCGAGACGGACGCCCCGCCAACCGGCAGTCCCGAGGTGCTCGACGTGCGCGACCTGCCGCCGCCGGAGCCGCTGAAACTGACGCTGGAGACGCTGGCCGAGGCGGACGACGACACGGTCGTCGTCCAGGTGAGCGACCGGGTGCCACAGCACCTCTTCCCCCGACTCGACGACCGGGGGTTCGCGTACGACACCGTCGAGCGCGACGACCGCGTCGTGACGGCCATCTGGACGGAGTGACGACCCGCCCCGATCCGTGGATTTTTACCGACCGGCCGCCACCTGCCGGGTAATGAAGGAATCCCTGATGGAGATCCTCTGTGACCCCCTCGACAAGAGCGATCTCGAACTCGAAGTTGACGAGCGCGACGGCGAGGAGATCATCGAGGGCCGCCTGATCGGGACCGTCACGGGCGAGGTGTACCCCATCGAGGACGGCATCCCGAACCTGCTGCCGCCGGACATGCGCGACGACTAGTTCGGCCTGAAGTTTTTTCGTCCCTGGGTGCGACCCTCGGCCTGTGACACCGGTGTTGCTCGTCGAGTTGAACCGTGGGGAGCTTCACGACGTCGAAGCCCCGGCCGAGTTCGCCACCGCCGAACCGTTCTCGGTCGAACTCCGCAACCACGGTGAAGCCGTCCACGTCCACGTCCGCGCCGACGACGCGCTGTCGGCAGTCGCACGCATCGACGCCGACGGGAACCTCTTCGTGGAGCGGGAAACCACCCGGTCGGTGCCCGTGGGCGTGAGCGAGGTGGACGCACCGGTGACCGGAACCCTGGAGATCGCCACCGGCTACGGGGCGGAGAGCCGAACCGTCGAGGTGACGGTCGAACCCGCCGACGACGGGGGCTCCGTCGACGTCGACGAGACGCTCTCGCGGCCGGCCGAGTCGGACTCGACCCCGGATCGGACGCCGCTGCGCCGGCGCGTCGCCGGCGCCCTCCCCGGCCGCCGGGCGCTGCCCGTCCTCCTGCTCGGTCTCCTCGCCATCGGCGTCGCGGCGGCCGTCGCGAACGCCGTCGACAGCCCGCTGGTCCTCCTCGGCGCGGGCGTCGTCGTCGGTGCCGTCCTCGTCGCGCTGGTCGTCCTCTTCCAGTGACCGCCGGCGGCGTTTTGGGGCTGGCGGCCCCATCCCCGCCATGGTCCCGCTGGAGATGGGCTGGCGACACCTGCTGTTCGAGAACTGGCCGGTCGACCCCGCCGTCGTCGACGCCCACCTGCCCGACGCGCTGACGGTCGACACGCACGACGGCGACGCGTGGCTCTCGGCCGTCCCCTTCACCAACGTCGCGGTGCGCCCGCGAGGGCTGCCCGCCCGCCTCGGCCTGCCGCTCCCCGAACTCAACCTGCGGACCTACGTCACCCGCGACGGGGACCCCGGCGTCTACTTCTTCAGCCTCGACGCCGCGGGGCTCCTCGGCGTGATCGGCGCGCGCTGCTTCCAGCATCTCCCCTACTACTACGCGCGCATCTCGCTCGACGCCGCGGACGGGACGGTCCGCTTCGCCAGCCGCCGGCGGCATCCGGGCGCCCGCCCGGCGGCGTACGACGCGACCTACCGGCCGACCGGGCCGGGCTTCGCCGCGCCCGAGGACCCCCTCGCTCGCTTCCTCGTCGAGCGGTATCGGTTCTACACGCAGTCGCCCGACGGCGCCCTCCGCTACGCCGACGTCGACCACGACCCGTGGACGCTCCACCCGGCGACGGCCACGGTGACGCGGAACTCGCTGCTCGAAGCCAACGGCTTCGCGCGCCCGTCGTCGACGCCGACCTACTACTACAGCCCCGGGGTCGACGTGACGGCCTCGCGGAGCAAGCGCTGGGAGCGCGGCGGGTGAGCCGATGACCGGGGATCCGAACGGCGACGCGACCG encodes the following:
- a CDS encoding TIGR04053 family radical SAM/SPASM domain-containing protein, coding for MHPNALDTDERPFVLVWELTRACELTCKHCRADAQPERHPDELTTAEGKALLDEARRFGENQLVVLSGGDPLARDDTVELVEYGTDRGLLMTLTPSGTASLTPERVDALADAGARRLAVSVDGGSRAAHDEFRGEPGSYDSTIRAAEAARDAGLPLQINTTVCAETVEELPAIRDLVADLGAVLWSVFFLVPVGRGAVLDSLDPERAERVMEWLVEVDEAADFGIKTTEAPHYRRVALQRRVGVDADGDDPTDAVGRRVGITAGDGFAFVSHVGEVFPSGFLPESVGNVREAGLVERYRNADLFTDLRDPDALRGKCGACEFRGVCGGSRSRAYAETGDPLASDPLCAYVPEGYDGPLPDGHESTSRA
- a CDS encoding CGCGG family rSAM-modified RiPP protein, with protein sequence MESTHDDAVHETSWSANLEGPEHAADRDLVVEEALAAVERTAPGNHVNLVTHGDHGHPSGYLYPELRDAFDDVTVEYVDQCGCGGHVTRVNV
- a CDS encoding SRPBCC family protein, coding for METVSVSRTIAAPESTLRDAITDVEPFMRTAGFDEVVVEGDEIRLTNRVGIAELQLTLGLLDLDDAVLAYEQREGMFESMRTVYRLEDAGEAGVRVTATTDFALDVSLVGDLLDATVVARQRRRELDAQFDSLESLEE
- a CDS encoding DUF2249 domain-containing protein, which produces MSGVESLLTETDAPPTGSPEVLDVRDLPPPEPLKLTLETLAEADDDTVVVQVSDRVPQHLFPRLDDRGFAYDTVERDDRVVTAIWTE
- a CDS encoding methytransferase partner Trm112, whose amino-acid sequence is MKESLMEILCDPLDKSDLELEVDERDGEEIIEGRLIGTVTGEVYPIEDGIPNLLPPDMRDD
- a CDS encoding DUF7524 family protein, whose product is MTPVLLVELNRGELHDVEAPAEFATAEPFSVELRNHGEAVHVHVRADDALSAVARIDADGNLFVERETTRSVPVGVSEVDAPVTGTLEIATGYGAESRTVEVTVEPADDGGSVDVDETLSRPAESDSTPDRTPLRRRVAGALPGRRALPVLLLGLLAIGVAAAVANAVDSPLVLLGAGVVVGAVLVALVVLFQ
- a CDS encoding YqjF family protein codes for the protein MVPLEMGWRHLLFENWPVDPAVVDAHLPDALTVDTHDGDAWLSAVPFTNVAVRPRGLPARLGLPLPELNLRTYVTRDGDPGVYFFSLDAAGLLGVIGARCFQHLPYYYARISLDAADGTVRFASRRRHPGARPAAYDATYRPTGPGFAAPEDPLARFLVERYRFYTQSPDGALRYADVDHDPWTLHPATATVTRNSLLEANGFARPSSTPTYYYSPGVDVTASRSKRWERGG